Proteins found in one Mytilus edulis chromosome 2, xbMytEdul2.2, whole genome shotgun sequence genomic segment:
- the LOC139513465 gene encoding heat shock 70 kDa protein 12A-like isoform X1, which translates to MTSSEPSTQMSGIIAAPNELDVNSSGVLVSVALDIGTSFSGFAFLTRNDFKINPLRVHCKHWHVGELGTLYKTKSIILLNQMKEFVAFGYDAENMYAQMSVDEAKEYYYFRYFKMALYKVHHQELRRNMKIEDESGKKIPAYKVFGEAIKFLKDAALEELMKSCLIKEKDVRWIITLPAIWSESAKQFMVYASKEVAGIAADKLEITLEPESAALCCNYLALERNEETSVNLKTFDNGRKIMVLDLGGGTVDITTYQVTTTEGKNKLREIYKATGGPWGGRKVDEAFEDFWRKCLGTETWEQLKLEFRDEIYELFNRFEIQKRSYKHESRGEILLTLPECIREIEGLSGLLRKQIGDVSIKRGKVTFKNEIFTTFFNASLKGINGEGLIKTVDDLFSNEEMADLYAVLMVGGFSESSIVQSAIKETLSQKSEAKVFVPTDPGSVVLKGAAIYGFEQDIIMERVIRHTYGISTRETFDEEKHSRSSAHYHKVERNEFIEDKFHPLIRAGDTFRPGEQKTHTFNAVAVNSSGSLEIEMYASTERDPEYTSDPHGNTTWKLGCVSFPKFDKQYLGTTVTVNMTFGSTRLLVNAKLENGDDVDCSLNLLK; encoded by the exons GACCAGTTCAGAGCCGTCCACCCAGATGTCTGGAATTATTGCAGCCCCAAACGAGTTAGACGTTAATTCATCAGGGGTACTTGTTTCTGTCGCTTTGGACATTGGAACTTCTTTTTCAGGATTCGCATTCCTGACACGAAATGATTTCAAAATAAACCCTTTAAGAGTCCATTGCAAGCATTGGCATGTTGGCGAGTTAGGAACACTGTATAAGACTAAATCAATTATACTATTGAACCAAATGAAAGAGTTTGTTGCTTTTGGGTATGATGCTGAGAATATGTATGCACAGATGAGTGTCGACGAAGCAAAGGAATACTATTACTTTCGATACTTTAAAATGGCGTTATATAAAGTTCACCACCAG GAATTGCGGAGGAATATGAAGATAGAAGATGAAAGTGGTAAAAAGATACCTGCTTATAAAGTATTTGGAGAAGCAATCAAATTTTTAAAGGATGCAGCATTAGAGGAACTTATGAAGTCATGTCTTATTAAAGAAAAGGATGTTAGATGGATTATAACTCTCCCTGCTATATGGAGTGAATCTGCAAAACAGTTTATGGTGTATGCAAGTAAAGAGGTT GCAGGAATAGCAGCAGATAAATTAGAGATCACATTAGAACCAGAGTCTGCAGCTTTGTGTTGCAATTATTTAGCTTTAGAAAGGAACGAAGAAACTTCTGTAAACTTAAAGACGTTTGACAATGGACGGAAAATCATGGTTCTAGACTTAGGAG GTGGTACCGTGGATATAACGACGTATCAAGTTACGACAACTGAGGGTAAAAATAAATTAAGAGAAATATACAAAGCAACTGGTGGACCTTGGGGAGGTAGAAAGGTTGATGAAGCCTTTGAGGATTTCTGGAGAAAATGTCTAGGAACAGAGACATGGGAACAACTTAAGCTGGAATTTAGAGATGAAATCTATGAATTGTTTAACAGATTTGAAATACAGAAAAGAAGTTATAAACACGAATCTAGAGGCGAAATATTACTGACGCTACCGGAATGCATACGTGAAATTGAAGGATTATCAGGTCTATTAAGAAAACAAATCGGAGATGTTTCGATAAAGAGAGGGAAGGTAACATTCAAAAACGAAATATTTACGACGTTTTTCAATGCTTCCTTGAAAGGAATAAACGGAGAAGGGCTGATTAAAACGGTAGACGActtattttcaaatgaagaaatggCAGACTTATATGCAGTGCTGATGGTCGGAGGATTTTCAGAATCTTCAATTGTCCAGTCTGCTATCAAGGAAACGCTCAGTCAGAAAAGCGAGGCGAAAGTATTTGTTCCAACTGACCCAGGATCCGTGGTGTTAAAAGGGGCTGCCATTTATGGATTTGAACAAGATATAATCATGGAAAGAGTCATTCGTCATACGTATGGCATAAGTACTCGTGAAACATTTGATGAAGAAAAGCATTCTCGCTCATCTGCCCACTACCACAAAGTAGAAAGAAATGAATTCATAGAAGATAAATTTCATCCATTAATAAGAGCAGGCGATACATTTCGACCCGGGGAACAGAAAACACATACCTTTAACGCAGTGGCAGTTAATTCTAGTGGATCATTAGAAATTGAGATGTATGCTTCAACGGAGAGAGATCCTGAATACACAAGTGATCCACATGGTAATACCACATGGAAACTAGGTTGTGTGAGTTTCCCTAAATTTGACAAGCAGTACCTAGGAACAACTGTTACAGTAAATATGACTTTCGGAAGTACTAGATTACTTGTAAATGCAAAACTCGAAAATGGCGACGATGTTGATTGCAGTCtgaatttattaaagtaa
- the LOC139513465 gene encoding heat shock 70 kDa protein 12A-like isoform X2 yields the protein MTSSEPSTQMSGIIAAPNELDVNSSGVLVSVALDIGTSFSGFAFLTRNDFKINPLRVHCKHWHVGELGTLYKTKSIILLNQMKEFVAFGYDAENMYAQMSVDEAKEYYYFRYFKMALYKVHHQELRRNMKIEDESGKKIPAYKVFGEAIKFLKDAALEELMKSCLIKEKDVRWIITLPAIWSESAKQFMVYASKEAGIAADKLEITLEPESAALCCNYLALERNEETSVNLKTFDNGRKIMVLDLGGGTVDITTYQVTTTEGKNKLREIYKATGGPWGGRKVDEAFEDFWRKCLGTETWEQLKLEFRDEIYELFNRFEIQKRSYKHESRGEILLTLPECIREIEGLSGLLRKQIGDVSIKRGKVTFKNEIFTTFFNASLKGINGEGLIKTVDDLFSNEEMADLYAVLMVGGFSESSIVQSAIKETLSQKSEAKVFVPTDPGSVVLKGAAIYGFEQDIIMERVIRHTYGISTRETFDEEKHSRSSAHYHKVERNEFIEDKFHPLIRAGDTFRPGEQKTHTFNAVAVNSSGSLEIEMYASTERDPEYTSDPHGNTTWKLGCVSFPKFDKQYLGTTVTVNMTFGSTRLLVNAKLENGDDVDCSLNLLK from the exons GACCAGTTCAGAGCCGTCCACCCAGATGTCTGGAATTATTGCAGCCCCAAACGAGTTAGACGTTAATTCATCAGGGGTACTTGTTTCTGTCGCTTTGGACATTGGAACTTCTTTTTCAGGATTCGCATTCCTGACACGAAATGATTTCAAAATAAACCCTTTAAGAGTCCATTGCAAGCATTGGCATGTTGGCGAGTTAGGAACACTGTATAAGACTAAATCAATTATACTATTGAACCAAATGAAAGAGTTTGTTGCTTTTGGGTATGATGCTGAGAATATGTATGCACAGATGAGTGTCGACGAAGCAAAGGAATACTATTACTTTCGATACTTTAAAATGGCGTTATATAAAGTTCACCACCAG GAATTGCGGAGGAATATGAAGATAGAAGATGAAAGTGGTAAAAAGATACCTGCTTATAAAGTATTTGGAGAAGCAATCAAATTTTTAAAGGATGCAGCATTAGAGGAACTTATGAAGTCATGTCTTATTAAAGAAAAGGATGTTAGATGGATTATAACTCTCCCTGCTATATGGAGTGAATCTGCAAAACAGTTTATGGTGTATGCAAGTAAAGAG GCAGGAATAGCAGCAGATAAATTAGAGATCACATTAGAACCAGAGTCTGCAGCTTTGTGTTGCAATTATTTAGCTTTAGAAAGGAACGAAGAAACTTCTGTAAACTTAAAGACGTTTGACAATGGACGGAAAATCATGGTTCTAGACTTAGGAG GTGGTACCGTGGATATAACGACGTATCAAGTTACGACAACTGAGGGTAAAAATAAATTAAGAGAAATATACAAAGCAACTGGTGGACCTTGGGGAGGTAGAAAGGTTGATGAAGCCTTTGAGGATTTCTGGAGAAAATGTCTAGGAACAGAGACATGGGAACAACTTAAGCTGGAATTTAGAGATGAAATCTATGAATTGTTTAACAGATTTGAAATACAGAAAAGAAGTTATAAACACGAATCTAGAGGCGAAATATTACTGACGCTACCGGAATGCATACGTGAAATTGAAGGATTATCAGGTCTATTAAGAAAACAAATCGGAGATGTTTCGATAAAGAGAGGGAAGGTAACATTCAAAAACGAAATATTTACGACGTTTTTCAATGCTTCCTTGAAAGGAATAAACGGAGAAGGGCTGATTAAAACGGTAGACGActtattttcaaatgaagaaatggCAGACTTATATGCAGTGCTGATGGTCGGAGGATTTTCAGAATCTTCAATTGTCCAGTCTGCTATCAAGGAAACGCTCAGTCAGAAAAGCGAGGCGAAAGTATTTGTTCCAACTGACCCAGGATCCGTGGTGTTAAAAGGGGCTGCCATTTATGGATTTGAACAAGATATAATCATGGAAAGAGTCATTCGTCATACGTATGGCATAAGTACTCGTGAAACATTTGATGAAGAAAAGCATTCTCGCTCATCTGCCCACTACCACAAAGTAGAAAGAAATGAATTCATAGAAGATAAATTTCATCCATTAATAAGAGCAGGCGATACATTTCGACCCGGGGAACAGAAAACACATACCTTTAACGCAGTGGCAGTTAATTCTAGTGGATCATTAGAAATTGAGATGTATGCTTCAACGGAGAGAGATCCTGAATACACAAGTGATCCACATGGTAATACCACATGGAAACTAGGTTGTGTGAGTTTCCCTAAATTTGACAAGCAGTACCTAGGAACAACTGTTACAGTAAATATGACTTTCGGAAGTACTAGATTACTTGTAAATGCAAAACTCGAAAATGGCGACGATGTTGATTGCAGTCtgaatttattaaagtaa
- the LOC139513465 gene encoding heat shock 70 kDa protein 12A-like isoform X3 produces the protein MSGIIAAPNELDVNSSGVLVSVALDIGTSFSGFAFLTRNDFKINPLRVHCKHWHVGELGTLYKTKSIILLNQMKEFVAFGYDAENMYAQMSVDEAKEYYYFRYFKMALYKVHHQELRRNMKIEDESGKKIPAYKVFGEAIKFLKDAALEELMKSCLIKEKDVRWIITLPAIWSESAKQFMVYASKEVAGIAADKLEITLEPESAALCCNYLALERNEETSVNLKTFDNGRKIMVLDLGGGTVDITTYQVTTTEGKNKLREIYKATGGPWGGRKVDEAFEDFWRKCLGTETWEQLKLEFRDEIYELFNRFEIQKRSYKHESRGEILLTLPECIREIEGLSGLLRKQIGDVSIKRGKVTFKNEIFTTFFNASLKGINGEGLIKTVDDLFSNEEMADLYAVLMVGGFSESSIVQSAIKETLSQKSEAKVFVPTDPGSVVLKGAAIYGFEQDIIMERVIRHTYGISTRETFDEEKHSRSSAHYHKVERNEFIEDKFHPLIRAGDTFRPGEQKTHTFNAVAVNSSGSLEIEMYASTERDPEYTSDPHGNTTWKLGCVSFPKFDKQYLGTTVTVNMTFGSTRLLVNAKLENGDDVDCSLNLLK, from the exons ATGTCTGGAATTATTGCAGCCCCAAACGAGTTAGACGTTAATTCATCAGGGGTACTTGTTTCTGTCGCTTTGGACATTGGAACTTCTTTTTCAGGATTCGCATTCCTGACACGAAATGATTTCAAAATAAACCCTTTAAGAGTCCATTGCAAGCATTGGCATGTTGGCGAGTTAGGAACACTGTATAAGACTAAATCAATTATACTATTGAACCAAATGAAAGAGTTTGTTGCTTTTGGGTATGATGCTGAGAATATGTATGCACAGATGAGTGTCGACGAAGCAAAGGAATACTATTACTTTCGATACTTTAAAATGGCGTTATATAAAGTTCACCACCAG GAATTGCGGAGGAATATGAAGATAGAAGATGAAAGTGGTAAAAAGATACCTGCTTATAAAGTATTTGGAGAAGCAATCAAATTTTTAAAGGATGCAGCATTAGAGGAACTTATGAAGTCATGTCTTATTAAAGAAAAGGATGTTAGATGGATTATAACTCTCCCTGCTATATGGAGTGAATCTGCAAAACAGTTTATGGTGTATGCAAGTAAAGAGGTT GCAGGAATAGCAGCAGATAAATTAGAGATCACATTAGAACCAGAGTCTGCAGCTTTGTGTTGCAATTATTTAGCTTTAGAAAGGAACGAAGAAACTTCTGTAAACTTAAAGACGTTTGACAATGGACGGAAAATCATGGTTCTAGACTTAGGAG GTGGTACCGTGGATATAACGACGTATCAAGTTACGACAACTGAGGGTAAAAATAAATTAAGAGAAATATACAAAGCAACTGGTGGACCTTGGGGAGGTAGAAAGGTTGATGAAGCCTTTGAGGATTTCTGGAGAAAATGTCTAGGAACAGAGACATGGGAACAACTTAAGCTGGAATTTAGAGATGAAATCTATGAATTGTTTAACAGATTTGAAATACAGAAAAGAAGTTATAAACACGAATCTAGAGGCGAAATATTACTGACGCTACCGGAATGCATACGTGAAATTGAAGGATTATCAGGTCTATTAAGAAAACAAATCGGAGATGTTTCGATAAAGAGAGGGAAGGTAACATTCAAAAACGAAATATTTACGACGTTTTTCAATGCTTCCTTGAAAGGAATAAACGGAGAAGGGCTGATTAAAACGGTAGACGActtattttcaaatgaagaaatggCAGACTTATATGCAGTGCTGATGGTCGGAGGATTTTCAGAATCTTCAATTGTCCAGTCTGCTATCAAGGAAACGCTCAGTCAGAAAAGCGAGGCGAAAGTATTTGTTCCAACTGACCCAGGATCCGTGGTGTTAAAAGGGGCTGCCATTTATGGATTTGAACAAGATATAATCATGGAAAGAGTCATTCGTCATACGTATGGCATAAGTACTCGTGAAACATTTGATGAAGAAAAGCATTCTCGCTCATCTGCCCACTACCACAAAGTAGAAAGAAATGAATTCATAGAAGATAAATTTCATCCATTAATAAGAGCAGGCGATACATTTCGACCCGGGGAACAGAAAACACATACCTTTAACGCAGTGGCAGTTAATTCTAGTGGATCATTAGAAATTGAGATGTATGCTTCAACGGAGAGAGATCCTGAATACACAAGTGATCCACATGGTAATACCACATGGAAACTAGGTTGTGTGAGTTTCCCTAAATTTGACAAGCAGTACCTAGGAACAACTGTTACAGTAAATATGACTTTCGGAAGTACTAGATTACTTGTAAATGCAAAACTCGAAAATGGCGACGATGTTGATTGCAGTCtgaatttattaaagtaa